Proteins encoded within one genomic window of Gloeobacter kilaueensis JS1:
- a CDS encoding fasciclin domain-containing protein, with amino-acid sequence MPDIVEIAVSNDSFKTLVTAVQVAGLVDALKSPGPFTVFAPVDAAFAKLPPGTITTLVQNPPQLARILTYHVVAGRYRQADLADIDTLTSLEGADIPIRATTPDGFEVKNATVVLADVEADNGVIHVIDNVLLMG; translated from the coding sequence ATGCCCGACATCGTCGAGATTGCCGTCAGCAACGATTCGTTCAAGACCCTCGTCACCGCCGTGCAGGTGGCGGGGCTGGTGGACGCCCTCAAAAGCCCCGGTCCCTTTACCGTCTTTGCCCCGGTAGACGCTGCCTTCGCCAAGTTGCCCCCCGGCACGATCACCACCCTCGTCCAGAATCCGCCCCAACTGGCCCGCATCCTCACCTACCACGTCGTCGCCGGTCGCTACCGCCAGGCGGATCTGGCCGATATCGACACCCTCACGTCTCTAGAAGGGGCAGACATTCCGATTCGAGCCACCACCCCCGACGGCTTCGAGGTCAAGAACGCCACCGTCGTCCTCGCCGATGTGGAGGCCGACAACGGCGTCATCCACGTCATCGACAACGTCCTACTGATGGGGTAG
- a CDS encoding phosphate-starvation-inducible PsiE family protein — MRKEPTADQIDVTVRSLIIDRLENVQDLIVMSLCLSLFGVMVLKLWALLQLMLQPLDFQEVSAEILFVLILVELFRLLIIYLREHRISVSVAVEVTIVSVLREVIVHEVLKTPAGQILSICLFLLVLGGLLLVRAWIAKLMHAIALADRESGLELSTAHPEDYGSLSVLKKSR; from the coding sequence ATGCGCAAAGAGCCCACCGCCGATCAGATCGATGTCACCGTCCGCTCCTTGATCATCGACAGACTCGAAAACGTCCAGGATCTGATTGTCATGTCGCTGTGCCTCAGCCTCTTTGGGGTGATGGTGCTCAAGCTCTGGGCTCTGTTGCAGCTGATGCTCCAGCCGCTGGACTTTCAGGAGGTCTCGGCGGAAATTCTCTTCGTCTTGATCCTGGTCGAGCTTTTTCGCTTGCTCATCATCTACCTGCGCGAGCACCGGATCTCGGTGAGCGTCGCCGTCGAGGTGACGATCGTCTCGGTGCTGCGCGAGGTGATCGTCCACGAAGTCCTCAAGACTCCCGCCGGCCAGATTCTCTCTATCTGTCTATTTTTGCTGGTCCTGGGCGGGCTGCTTCTGGTGCGCGCCTGGATTGCCAAGCTGATGCACGCGATTGCCCTCGCCGACCGCGAGAGCGGCCTGGAGTTGAGCACG